TCCTCTCGCCGGCACCATTTTTAACTGCAAATTGTGGAACCGTGGTGTAGTTGGCCTAACATGCCTGCCTGTCACGCAGGAGATCGCGGGTTCGAATCCCGTCGGTTCCGCCATTTTGTATTTTAACTGGCTCATTTACATGGCTCGGTAGCTCAGTCGGTAGAGCAAAGGACTGAAAATCCTTGTGTCGGGGGTTCGATTCCCTCCCGCGCCACCATATGGAGGCTTAGCGAAGTGGCCAAACGCATCAGACTGTAAATCTGCTCACGTACGTGTTCGGTGGTTCGAATCCATCAGCCTCCATTCCTTTTTATGAGCCATTAGCTCAGTTGGTAGAGCACCTGACTTTTAATCAGGGTGTCGAAGGTTCGAGTCCTTCATGGCTCATCTGAAAGCAAACTCAAGTCATCACCATACGGTGGTGGCTTTTTTTGTATGATAAGAATTTGCAAGGGTTATTTTGTCACTCAGGGTTCAGATGGGGTGTGCCGCATCTTGCGGCAAAATATGATAAAATAAGCGAAAAAGCAAAAGTGGTGGAGAATGGTGACGATGGATAGTGAGGTTTTGCGTCAAAAGCTGGAGCAACTCACCGGAAAGCGAACCGGCATTAAGCAGCTCGGAAGACAGCATTCAGCTTCACTTTTTGGCATAGGTGCAGATCAAGATCAGGAGCAGCCGGTAATTCATGAGGGGTACTTATGGATTCCCCTGTATGACAATGACAGCCGTGTAACGGCGGTGTGGGTAGAGACCGAAGGGCTGTCGCCCCTTGAACTGCAGCTGGTGAATTACGCCGGCCGGAACTTCGCGGTCGCGCTTAAGGCCACCGGGCTTAAGGAAGAAGGAGAGATGGAGGCGCGCCAGCTCAGCGGATGGCTGAATTCACAGCTGGAGCAGGAGAAGGACGATGCCGAAATTCCGGATGAGGTCTCTCTGAAGGGCCGGCTGTTCGGCGAGATGATTCCGTTCATGCTGGTGAGCGAGAATGTCCATAACCCGCAGATGACGTACCGTTCATTAATGAAGCTGCTGCGGAGCTATTTCGAGAATGAGGTTCTGCTGGTTCCTCTGCAGGACAAGGAATGGTTAATATTAGCCCGTAAGGAACTGCTTACTGGCGGAGATGATAAAGAGGACGAGGAAGAAAGTGCAGAGGATCTGCTGGCCCAGACGGCCATGGGTCTGCATGAACTGATTGCCAGCGAATGGGTTGGCGTCTTCCACCTGGCGGTATCACCGGCCATTATTCCGGTCAAAGGGCTGACAGGTGCGGTAGCGCTGCTGCGGGAGACGATTGTTCTCGGCCGGATTTTCCAGGTGGGTGATTATATTCATCTGCCGTGGGAGCTGCATATGGAGCGGCTGGTGAACAGTATTCCTGATGAGCGGCGCAGACAGCTCCTGGGCCAGATCGGTGATTATACGGCGGTGCTGGCGGATAAGGAAATGCTGATGACACTGGAGACTTTTTTTGAAATGGACTGTAATGTCAGTGAAACGGCCAAGAAGCTGTATATTCATCGAAATACGCTGCTGTACAGGCTGGACAAGATCAAACAAGAGACTGGAGCCGATGTACGGAGCTTCGGAGATGCCGCGATTGTGAAGCTTGCTATGTTATTGTATAAAGTGACGAAAAGAAAATAGGTTTTTTGTGAACCATGCAAATAGCCATCTGTCCGGCTGTGGGGTAAGATAGGTATACAAGAAAGCGTTTGATTTCTAATCCAATATTAGACTTGAGGGGGAAATACAATGGCAGGCGTACGTTTAGAGCATATTTTCAAAAAATACCCGGGTGCCGATAAAGCAACAGTAATTGATATCAATCTTGATATTAAAGATAAGGAATTCCTCGTACTGGTAGGTCCTTCCGGTTGCGGTAAATCCACAACCCTGCGTATGATTGCTGGCCTGGAAGAAATCTCTGAAGGTAAAATGTACATTGGTGACCGTGTAGTGAATGACGTGGCTCCGAAAGACCGCGATATTGCGATGGTATTCCAATCCTACGCCTTGTATCCTCATATGAGTGTATATCAGAACATGGCCTTCGGTCTGAAGCTGCGTAAAGTGAAGAAAGAAGAAATCGACAAGAAAGTACGCGAAGCTGCCAAAATCCTCGATATCGAGCATTTGCTGGACCGCAAACCGAAAGCCCTGTCCGGTGGTCAACGCCAACGTGTCGCTCTGGGCCGTGCAATCGTCCGTGATCCGCAAGTCTTCCTGATGGATGAGCCGCTCTCCAACTTGGATGCTAAACTTCGTGGTCAGATGCGCGCTGAAATCACTAAGCTGGTGAAACGCCTTGAAACCACTTGTATCTACGTAACGCATGACCAGACAGAAGCTATGACGATGGGTGACCGTATCGTAGTTATGTACGATGGTATCATCCAGCAGGCTGCTTCTCCTGAAGAGCTGTACAATGAACCTACGAACCTGTTCGTAGCCGGATTTATCGGTTCCCCTACCATGAACTTTATCAACGGTACACTGTCCGAAGTGAACGGTTCTGTCCGCTTCCGCGCTGAGAACCTTGATGTTGAAGTTCCTGGCGGCAAAGCTACACTGCTGCGCAACAAAGGCTACATCGGCAAGGATGTAATCATGGGCGTTCGTCCAGAAGATATCCATGAAGAGCCGGTATTCCTGGAAGCTTCCCCTAACACAATCTTCACTTCGATGGTTGATGTTACGGAGAACCTGGGTCATGAAATGCTCCTCTACTTGAGCGGTCTTGGCGCTAACACTGTCATTGCCCGTGTAGACGGACGTTCCACTACCCGCGAAGGCAGCAAGCCTAAGCTGGCGATTGATATGAACAAGATCCACATCTTCGACAAAGAATCCGAACTGAACGTACTGCTGGGATAATACCCTTGCATTACTAATAGAGTCTATAATGAACAAAGCCGCCTGAGAAGGCGGCTTTTTCATGTTGAGATCATGAAGGGTGAAGGGTGCGGCCGAGGGGTTTAAGATTGCATTCACCGGCATTATCCATTAAGATAGCAGGAGAATTACCTGTTGCTGGAATGGCCAGACTGAGGACCAGCAGGCGGGGAGCGGCGCTTGACCGCAGGTGACGAAAGGACGGAAGATATGGCTAAGAAGGTAAAGGTATCCGAGTTGGTGCAGCATTTTCAGTTAGAGGTAGTATCCGGGCATGAGGGACTGAAGAGACCGGTCACGGTGGACGATCTGAACCGTCCGGGACTGGAAATGGCCGGTTATTTCGAATATTATCCCGAAGAACGTGTGCAGCTGCTGGGCAAGACTGAGCTGGCCTTCTTCTCCATGCTCTCCGAAGAAGAGCGGAAAGAGCGGATTCGCGGAATCTGCAATGATAATACGCCATGTATTGTAATTACAAGAGGGCTGGAGGTTCCCCAGGAGCTGGTGGACATCAGTAATGAGAAGGGGCTTCCGGTGCTGCGCAGCGCGATGGCGACGACGATTTTCTCCAGCAGACTGACCAGCTTCCTGGAAGGCAGACTGGCACCGACGGCAACCATTCACGGTGTTCTCTGTGATGTCTATGGGGTAGGGATGCTGATTACCGGCAGCAGCGGTATCGGTAAAAGTGAAACGGCACTGGAGCTTGTAAAGCGCGGCCACCGTCTGATCGCCGATGACGCGGTGGAGATCCGCCAGACCTCGGATAATCAGCTGCATGGTACGGCCCCGGAGCTGATCCGGCACCTGCTCGAAATCCGCGGTGTTGGAATTATCAATGTCATGACCCTCTTTGGCGCAGGCGCCATCCGTAACCATAAGCGCATTACACTGGTCGTCAGACTTGAGGCTTGGCAGCAGGACAAGCAGTACGACCGCTTGGGACTGGATGAGGAGACTACCCGAATTATTGATACTGATGTGCCGCTGGTAACCATTCCGGTACGCCCGGGCCGTAACCTTGCGGTTATCATCGAGGTGGCTGCAATGAATTACCGTCTGAAGCAAATGGGCTTCAATGCGGCGCTGCAGTTCACGAATAAACTTACAGCCACTATCTCTGAAGACATGGATGATCTGGATTAGGAGGGTGAGAGCATGTTCTATTCATTAGCGATTGATCCGATTGTCTTCTCGATTGGATCTTTGCCTGTTCACTGGTATGGCCTAATCCTGGGGCTTGGCGCGCTGGCCGGGCTATACCTGTGTATACTGGAGGGCAAACGGTACGGTATTTCGCAGGAGTTCTTCATGGATATGCTGCTGCTGGGCGTGCCCTCGGCTATCATTGCGGCGCGGATTTATTTTGTAGCGTTCAAGTGGGAGGATTATAAGGACAATCTGTGGGACGTCTTTAAAGTCTGGAACGGCGGTATTGCCATCTATGGCGCGTTGATTGGAGCAGTCATCTGCGGAGTGATCTATTTCCGCTATAAAGGCTACTCGGCTTGGCGCCTCATTGATATTTGTGCACCTGGTCTGTTGGCGGGTCAAATGATCGGACGCTGGGGGAACTTCGTGAATCAGGAAGCTTACGGCGGCGTGGTGGAGGAATCGTTCCTGCGCGACAAGCTGCATCTGCCGGATTTCATCGTCAATCAAATGTACATAGGGGATGCCTTCCGTCACCCGGCCTTCCTGTATGAATCACTCTGGAGCCTGCTGGGCATTGTGCTGCTGTTCGTACTGCGGCGTCAGAAGTTTGTGCGTGCCGGTGAAATTTTTATGTCCTATCTCATATGGTACTCCATCGGCCGCTTCTTCATTGAAGCGTTACGGACGGACAGCCTGGCCTTCAACGGCAGCAGTGGGGCGGCCTCATTCATTAATGCGCTGTGGAGTCCGATGAAGTGGCTGGGCTTCGAGCAGGGGTATCTTGACCCGGCTTACGGCAATATTCGTGTCTCGCAATTACTGTCGCTACTGATTATTGTTGCGGCGATTGCCCTGATCATTATCCGGCGCGTTAGCGTCCGGCCGCTGCCTTATTATTCTGATCCGATTGTCAGCACCAAAGCAGCGGCAGCGGATGCTGTCGTTCCAGAGAGTGCAGCAGGCACGGCCGAGAAGGCACCACGGCCGGAGCAGCCGCTTCCAGAACCGAAGGAAGATAAGGAAACAAAGGAGTAGTTGAATTTAATGATGGAATGCGTGTTATTTGACCTGGACGGAACGATTGTGAATACCAATGAGCTGATTATTAACTCATTCATGCACGCACTGAAGGAGAATAATCTGCCTTCTCTAACCCGGGAGCAAATTATTCCGCTGATGGGAACTACACTCCAGCAGCAGCTAAGCTCGTTCTCCGGCCTGGAGGCGAAGGATATTAGTATGCTGGAGCGGTCTTACCGTTCGTACAACAATGCGCATCATGATGAGCTGGTCCAGGCTTTTCCCCATGTGAATGAGACGATGGAGGAGCTGCGGCGCAGGGGTATCAAGCTTGGGGTGGTGACCACCAAGATCCGGCCCAACACACTGAAGTCGCTGGAGCAGTTCGATCTGCTGAAGTACATGGATACGATTGTGACGGTCAATGATGTAACTCATCCGAAGCCGCATCCCGAGCCGGTTCTCACGGCCGTAGCCAATCTGGGCGTTGATCCGGCGAGAACATTGATGGTAGGCGACAGCGCGGTTGATATTCAGTCTGCCAAGGCGGCAGGAGTACGTGTAGCAGGGGTGGCCTGGTCGCTCAAGGGTGAGGATGTGCTGCGGACCTATGAGCCGGATTACATTATCCATGAGATGACGGACTTGTACACTATTGTGGAACAGGAGACCATGCAGCCGTGAGAAAGATAACCCGTTATCCGGTGGAGGGGCCTAATTCGCTCTGGCATATTTACCGTACGGTGAGCCCGTGGAAGGGTGTGCGCAATTTCATTTTTATTCAGATTGCCCGCTATTGCCCGGTCCTGCCGCTGAAGAACTGGATCTACCGCCGGGTACTCGGGATGAAGGTTGGCAAGCATACAGCGTTTGGGCTGATGGCAATGGTTGATGTTTTTTTCCCGGAGCGAATTACGATTGGAGAGAACTCCATCATCGGGTACAACACAACGATCCTGGCTCATGAGTACCTTATCAAAGAGTACCGGCTGGGGGATGTCGTCATCGGTGATCATGTCTTGATCGGTGCCAACACGACCATTCTGCCGGGGGTCACTATCGGGGACGGAGCGGTGGTCGCGGCGGGTTCGGTGGTGCATAAGGATGTGGCTGCCGGAACCTTCGTCGGGGGCAATCCGCTGCGTGAGCTGCGCTCGGCCTCTACGGAGTCACCCCTTGGCGAATAGTCTCTCGGTATACAGACGGGAACGGAACCCTGCAGTTTCAGATTGCGTGTATCTGCGCAGGAGCTGCGGGGTTTCTTGCGTTACCTGCCTGTTCAGGGCAGAATTGGCGGATGGAGCAACCTTTGAGGGTCAGACGAGTATATATTGGCGTAACACTATAGTGCACTTGGTGGGCTAATCAGGAGGAATGTTCATGCTTCAAAAGGAAAGAATTCCCCAGCTTGATATCTTTCGGGCAATTGCTATTTTTGCGGTTATCGCTATTCATGCTACTTCACGGACACTTGCGGAAACACTGGACACGTCTATGTTCGCTCCGTTCCTGTTCATTAATAAGTTCAGCCAGTTTGCGGTTCCTTCGTTTATTTTCCTGAGCGGATTCGTGCTGTTCTACAATTATATCGACCGCCCCCTGGGAGGGAAGGTACTGGCGAAATTCTACACCCGCAGGCTGATCTATATTATTGTGCCTTATCTGGTCTTCTCGGTGCTGTACTTTGCCCTGAAAATGACGGCCGGACATACCTGGGGTCTGCCTCTGCAGGAGCTTGCAGCGAAGTTCGGCAAATACCTGTGGACCGGCACGGCGTATACACATCTGTATTACATCATCATTATTATTCAGTTCTATGTGTTGTTCCCGCTGATGCTGTGGTGTCTGCAGAAGCTGCGGAAGCTGGCGGCATGGGCACCGGTTGCCGGGCTTGCGCTTCAGTGGGGCTTCGTGCTGCTGAACAAGTATATGGTGAACCACGGGTACTGGAAGCTGTCCAAGGGCAGTCTGGCCATCACCTATTTCTCGTATTTCCTACTGGGTGCGGCCATTGCGGTCTATTACAGCTCTCTGAAAAAATGGCTGATTCCATCCCGCGAAGGCTGGCGCTCCGGCAAAGGGGCCGGCTGGGTCGTGCTATGGCTTCTATGGGCAGCGGCTGGAATCGGGCATGTGGTCCTGTGGTATAACAATTATACGAAGAAAACAGTAATCAACAGCCTGTGGTATGAAGGCTTCTCGAACTTCCATGCCCTGCTCTCCTGTCTGGTGCTGTTCCAGTTGTCCTTCCTGCTGTACGGTGCAGGGCGCAGCCTGCTGACCCGGTTGCTGCTCTCGGCAGGGGCCTGCTCCTTCGGCATCTATCTGCTGCATCCGCTGCTCCTGTTCATGTACCGGAAGATTCCGTTCCACGGCGGATCTCTTGCCTACACGGCGGCGATTGCAGGCGGCTGGCTCGTAGCCCTGCTGGGCTCCTGGGTGGTGGTCGCGCTTGCCTTCCGTTATGTGAAGCCCGCTTGGATGGTGTTCGGCTCGGCACCGCAGAAGCCGGCAGCAGCAGCGAAGCCAACCGGGTCGTCCGTGAATTAATAAAAGCGCCTGCTGGCCGCATATCTTATGCGGCTGGCGGGCGCTTTTGGGCTATATTGAAGATTAATTCGTCTGCTCGCCGGCCTGCTCACGCTGGAACTCGGCAATGGCCTGATACTGGTCCTCCAGGCTGCGGAAGACGGAGATGAAGATCGGCAGCAGCTGCTTGTAGGCTTTGGCATGGGCGGTGACCGGCTCATGGCGGTGGGTGGAGCCGATCATGGGGAACACCGCATCGAAGGAGCTGATCCGGCCCAAGGCGTACAAGCCAAGGACAACAGCGCCAAGGCAGGAGCTCTCGAAGCTCTCCGGGACCACCACCTCCTGGTCGAAGATATCGGCCATCATCTGCCGCCATAGCTCAGAGCGGGCGAAGCCCCCGGTGGCCAGGATTCTGACAGGCTCACCGATGCATTCCTCCATGGCGAGCAGTACAGTATACATATTGAAGATGACGCCTTCCAGCACAGCGCGGATCATATGCTCCTTGCGGTGGTTCATGCTCAGGCCGAAGAAGGAGCCGCGGGCATCGGGATTCCACAGCGGAGCGCGCTCTCCGGTCAGGTAAGGATGGAACAATAGCCCATTGCTGCCCGGCGGCACCTGTGCGGCGATCCGGGTCAATACTTCATAAGGATCTATGCCCAGGCGCTTCGCCGTCTCCACCTCGGAGGCGGCGAACTCGTCCCGCACCCAGCGGAAGAGCATCCCGCCATTGTTCACCGGGCCGCCGATGACCCAGAGCTTGTCCGTGAGCGCATAGCAGAAGATCCGTCCTTTGGGATCGGTCAGCGGGCGGTCCACTACGGTGCGGAGGGCTCCGCTGGTGCCGATCGTTGCAGCAATTACGCCCGGCTCGATCGCGCCAACCCCCAGGTTGGACAGCACACCGTCACTGGCCCCCACCACGAACGGGGTCGCAGGCAGCAGCCCCAGCTCCGCGGCAAGTCCAGGCAGCAGCCCGCGCAGGATCTCGGTGGTCGGTACAGGCCGGGACAGGTGCTCGCGTGTGACACCGGCAATCTGCAGGGCTTCATCATCCCAGTCCAGCTGCTCCAGATTGAACATGCCTGTAGCAGAGGCGATGGAATAGTCGATAACATAGTCGCCGAACAGCTTGAAGAAGACATACTCCTTAATGGAGATGAACTTATGGGTCTGCTTGAACAGTTCAGGATGGTCTTCGCCAAGCCACATCAGCTTGGTAATCGGGGACATGGGATGGATCGGAGTCCCTGTGCGCATATACAGCTCATGTCCGTTCAGTTCATCCTTAAGCCGCGCCGCACTGCGGCTGCTCCGGTTATCTGCCCAGGTAATGCAGGCGGTCAGCGGGGCTCCTGAGGCATCCACAGCGATGACGCTGTGCATCGCCGAGCTGAAGGAGACCAGCAGGACCTGTTCCGGGGAGACACGGCTGTCTTGCATGACTGAGGCAATGGTATGGAAGACGGCCTTCAGAATCAGCTCCGGGTCCTGCTCGGCGACAGAGGGGGAGGGCTGGTGCAGCGGGTAGCCTTGATTACTCTGGGCCAGAATGGTTCCGCTCTCCTCAAAGAGAACAGCCTTGGTGCTGGTGGTTCCGATATCTACGCCTATCATATAGGAGGTACTCAAGCTGTCAGTCCTTCTTTCTGTTATGGAATAGCTCTCTAATTACCTTCATTATATGCGCCGCCTCTACCGGAGGCAAAAGGAACTCTTGCAAAAGAAGGCCAAGGCCATGGAAGTCTGGCTTCCGGCGCGGTATGATTGTAGTGTATTGTTGACGCCGCATGAGAGTCCGTGATACGATATTGCCACTACTTTACTTTGCTACCACTTTACCATGTTGAAGTGTTATGGAGAACCCTTCCTAGATTATCTGATGAGGTGAACATTGACGATGGCTAAGCCCAAGGGATTTGAAAAGCCTGCCGGCGTGAGGGATTATCTCCCGCGTGCGGTGACGAAGCTGCGCAAGATCGAGAAGGATGTGCTCTATTGCATGAGCCGCTGGGGTTACCGGCAGATGATTACGCCTACGCTTGAATATTACGATACGGTCGGTGTGGCCAGCTCCACATCGGACCAGAAGCTGTATAAATTGCTTAACAACCGGGGCCAGGCGCTGGTGCTGCGCTCGGAGATGACGGCCCCTGTAGCCCGTGTGGTCTCGTCTCTGCTCAAGGATGAGCCGCTGCCGCTGCGCCTGTCTTATCATGCCAACGTCTTCCGGGCAATTGAGGAGGAGGCGGGCCGGGAGGCCGAATTCTTCCAGACCGGGGTGGAGCTGGTCGGGGATGATTCGCCGGAGGCCGATGCCGAGGTGGTGGCGCTGGCAATTGCCTCGCTGCAGGCGGCAGGGGTGAAGTCCTTCAAGATTGCCATGGGGCATGTCGGCTTCCTGGACGGCCTGTTCCAGGAGGCGGTGGCCGGTCTGCCGGAGGCCCAGGAGGAGCTGAAGAGCCATCTGCTCAGCCGGGATTATGTCGCCTTCCGCGATACGCTGCGGCGGCTGGACCTGTCTGAAGCCCAGAAGCAGGAGCTGGACGGCCTGCTGCGGCTGCGGGGCGGCAAGGAGATCTGCGGCCAGGCGCTGGAGCTGAGCAGCCATCCGCTGGCGCGCGCATCCATAGAGCATCTGTGCAAGGTGTGGGAGGTGCTGGTGGCTTATGGCGTCTCCGAGCATGTGCTGATTGATCTGACAATGATCGGCGATTTCTCCTACTACACCGGCATGACCTTTGAGGGTTACGCTGCGGAGCTGGGCTTCCCGGTATGCAGCGGCGGCCGGTATGACAATCTGCTCCAGCAGTTCGGACGCCCGGTTCCTTCGACCGGCTTCTCGCTGAAGACGAACCGGATTCTCGATGGCGTTCCGGGGCTGCCGGAGGAGGAGGAGCTGCCGGTTCTGGTACAGTATGACGCCCTCCGGCGTCAGGAGGGGCTTGCTGAAGCCGCACGCTTACGGAGTGAAGGACATGCGGTGGTAACCCGGCTGGCCGCCGGACCGGAGGAGCTGAAGACGGTGAAGCGGCTGGATACGGACACGGTGGAGGCTGAGGGCGAGCGGTACGGGGAGATCTACACGTTCGTATCTTTTGTCAGCGAGCACGGTTGAGTGCGGCAGCGGGTTGTAATCTTGATACGGAATGCCTGACACGGAATGCTGGATATAGAATGCTAAATACGGAATACCTGACAAGGAATGCGTTAGAGCTGTACTGTTACTATAGGAGCGAAACACGAAACGGAGGCGGAATCGTTGGCACAGATTCTTAAGGTGGCCATGCCGAAAGGCCGGATATACAATAAAGCGGCAGAGCTGTTCCGCAAGGCGGGACTGCCGATTCCCCCGGACGGGGAAGAGTCGCGCAAGCTGGTGATTGCCCTGCCGGAGGCAGGGATGGAATTCATTCTGGCCAAGCCGGTGGATGTGCCTACTTATGTAGAGTACGGGGTAGCGGATATCGGCATTGTCGGCAAGGATGTACTGCTTGAAGAGAACCGTGATGTCTATGAGCTGCTGGATCTGGGCATCGCCCGCTGCCGGATGTCCATCATCGGGCTGCCCAACTGGCAGCCGGGCATTCAGCAGCGGGTCGCGACCAAATACCCGAATGTGGCTTCGCGGTACTTCCGCGAGCAGGGCCAGCAGGTCGAGGTGGTCAAGCTGAACGGCTCGATCGAGCTGGCGCCGCTGATCGGCCTGGCCGACCGGATCGTCGATATGGTGGAGACCGGCCAGACGCTGAAGGATAACGGACTGGTGGAGATGCAGAGCATCTTCGAGATCACCAGCCGGCTGGTGGCGAACCGGGTCAGCTACCGGATGAAGAACGGGGAGATTCAGCAGCTGTGCGACCGCCTGCAGAATGTTATCGCAGGGCCGGGGCTGCAGTTGAAATAGTGCTTGAAGAAGAGGCAAAAGGGGGAAGAGCGGTGAAGGTTCAATCCAGCAAGGATTTCAAGCTACAGCGTGAAGTGGAGTATGGCACGCCGGAGCAGAACAAGGCGGTGCGCGAGATCGTGGCAGCGATTAAGCAGGAGGGCGATGCAGCGCTGCTCCGCTACACGGAGCGCTTCGACGGGGTCACTCTGACGCCCGCGCAGCTGCGGGTGACGCAGGAGGAGCTGGAGGAGGCTTACAGCCGGGTAGAGGCGTCCTTCGTGACGGCCATCCGGGCAGCGGCCGATAATATCCGGGCCTTCCATACGCGGCAGAAGCGCAATTCCTGGATGGATCTGCAGCCGGACGGCACGATCCTCGGCCAGATCATCCGCCCGCTGAAGCGGGTGGGCGTGTATGTTCCCGGCGGCAAGGCAGCGTACCCGTCCTCGGTGCTGATGAACGTCATTCCGGCACAGATCGCCGGGGTGCCGGAGATTGTGATGGTGACACCGCCTTCGACAGGCGGCCGTGAAGGCATAGATCCTTATATTCTCGTGGCCGCCGCCGAGGCGGGCGTACACGAGATCTACCGCATCGGCGGCGCGCAGGCAGTCGCCGCCCTGGCCTTCGGCACGGAGTCAATCGTGCCGGTGGACAAGATCTGCGGGCCGGGGAACATCTTCGTGGCCCTGGCCAAGCGCGAGGTCTACGGCGCGGTCGACATCGACAGCATCGCCGGACCGAGCGAGATCGTCGTGCTCGCCGACGATACCGCCGAGGCCGCCTACATCGCGGCCGACCTGCTCTCGCAGGCCGAGCACGACGAGATGGCGTCGGCGATCCTCGTGACGCCGTCGCAGCGTCTCGCGGAGGCGGTGGCTGCCGAGGTGGAGCGGCAGCTTCAGGCGTTGCCGCGCGAGCCAATCGCGCGGGCCTCGGTGGAGAACTACGGCGCGATCATCGTCGTAGACTCACTGGCGGAGGGCATCTCCGTGGTGAACCGGCTGGCGCCGGAGCATCTGGAGATTGTGGCAGCGGACCCGATGGGGCTGGCCGGCGCGATTGAGAACGCCGGGGCGATCTTCCTGGGTCCGTACAGCTCGGAGCCGGTCGGCGACTACTTCGCCGGACCGAACCACATTATCCCGACGAACGGAACCGCCCGGTTCTCTTCGCCGGTGGATGTAGATGACTTCATCAAGAAGTCCAGTCTGATCTACTACAGCAAGGAAGCGCTGCTGCGGGATGGAGCAGCCATTATGGAGCTGGCCCGGCGCGAGGGGCTGGAAGGCCATGCCCGGGCGATTGAGCTCCGGCTGATGAACGAAGCGAAAGGTGGAGACGGAAATGGACAATAATAACGAACAGGCGCTGCGCAAGGCCGGACTGAGCCGGACAACCAACGAAACGGATATTAAGCTATCCTTGGCTGTAGACGGCAGCGGGGTGTCCGAGCTGGAGACCGATGTGCCGTTCCTGAATCATATGCTGGATCTGTTCACGAAGCATGGACAGTTCGACCTTGCCGTGCAGGCACGCGGAGATATTGATATTGATGACCACCATACCGTGGAGGACATCGGCATCTGTCTCGGACAGGCGCTGCGGGAGGCGCTGGGCGACAAAAAAGGCATTAAACGTTACGCAAGTGTCTTCGTCCCGATGGATGAGGCACTGGCCCAGGTTGTGATTGATATCAGCAACCGCCCGCATTTTGAATACCGGGCGGAGTATCCTTCGCAGCAGGTAGGCAGCTTCTCGACAGAGCTGGTGCATGAATTCCTGTGGAAGTTCGCGCTGGAGGCCCGAATTACGCTGCATGTCATCGTGCATTACGGGGCGAACACCCACCACATGATTGAAGCGGTGTTCAAGGCGCTGGGCCGGGCGCTGGATGAAGCGACCCAGGTGGATCCCCGCGTGAAGGGCGTGCCTTCCACGAAGGGAGTGCTGTAGCATGGCCGTAGCAATCGTCGATTACGGCATGGGCAACCTGCACAGCGTCAGCAAGGCGGTGGAGCGGCTGGGCTATACAAGTCTGGTCACCGCCGATGCCGCTGAGATTCTGGCGGCAGACAGCGTTATTCTGCCCGGGGTCGGTGCATTCGGCGATGCGATGGAGCATCTGCGGGAGAGCGGGATGGACACCGTCGTCCGGGCCGCCGCAGCAGCAGGACAGCCGCTGCTGGGTATCTGTCTCGGGATGCAGCTGCTGTTCGACAGCAGCGAGGAGCATGGCGAGCATCAGGGGCTGGGGCTGCTGCCCGGCTCGGTGGTACGGTTCGCGCCCCGGGACGGCTATAAGGTGCCGCATATGGGCTGGAACAGGTTGAGCTTCCGTCAGCCGGAGA
This region of Paenibacillus sp. FSL K6-1096 genomic DNA includes:
- the ppaX gene encoding pyrophosphatase PpaX, whose protein sequence is MMECVLFDLDGTIVNTNELIINSFMHALKENNLPSLTREQIIPLMGTTLQQQLSSFSGLEAKDISMLERSYRSYNNAHHDELVQAFPHVNETMEELRRRGIKLGVVTTKIRPNTLKSLEQFDLLKYMDTIVTVNDVTHPKPHPEPVLTAVANLGVDPARTLMVGDSAVDIQSAKAAGVRVAGVAWSLKGEDVLRTYEPDYIIHEMTDLYTIVEQETMQP
- a CDS encoding acyltransferase is translated as MRKITRYPVEGPNSLWHIYRTVSPWKGVRNFIFIQIARYCPVLPLKNWIYRRVLGMKVGKHTAFGLMAMVDVFFPERITIGENSIIGYNTTILAHEYLIKEYRLGDVVIGDHVLIGANTTILPGVTIGDGAVVAAGSVVHKDVAAGTFVGGNPLRELRSASTESPLGE
- the hprK gene encoding HPr(Ser) kinase/phosphatase; the encoded protein is MAKKVKVSELVQHFQLEVVSGHEGLKRPVTVDDLNRPGLEMAGYFEYYPEERVQLLGKTELAFFSMLSEEERKERIRGICNDNTPCIVITRGLEVPQELVDISNEKGLPVLRSAMATTIFSSRLTSFLEGRLAPTATIHGVLCDVYGVGMLITGSSGIGKSETALELVKRGHRLIADDAVEIRQTSDNQLHGTAPELIRHLLEIRGVGIINVMTLFGAGAIRNHKRITLVVRLEAWQQDKQYDRLGLDEETTRIIDTDVPLVTIPVRPGRNLAVIIEVAAMNYRLKQMGFNAALQFTNKLTATISEDMDDLD
- a CDS encoding helix-turn-helix domain-containing protein, whose protein sequence is MDSEVLRQKLEQLTGKRTGIKQLGRQHSASLFGIGADQDQEQPVIHEGYLWIPLYDNDSRVTAVWVETEGLSPLELQLVNYAGRNFAVALKATGLKEEGEMEARQLSGWLNSQLEQEKDDAEIPDEVSLKGRLFGEMIPFMLVSENVHNPQMTYRSLMKLLRSYFENEVLLVPLQDKEWLILARKELLTGGDDKEDEEESAEDLLAQTAMGLHELIASEWVGVFHLAVSPAIIPVKGLTGAVALLRETIVLGRIFQVGDYIHLPWELHMERLVNSIPDERRRQLLGQIGDYTAVLADKEMLMTLETFFEMDCNVSETAKKLYIHRNTLLYRLDKIKQETGADVRSFGDAAIVKLAMLLYKVTKRK
- the ugpC gene encoding sn-glycerol-3-phosphate ABC transporter ATP-binding protein UgpC, translated to MAGVRLEHIFKKYPGADKATVIDINLDIKDKEFLVLVGPSGCGKSTTLRMIAGLEEISEGKMYIGDRVVNDVAPKDRDIAMVFQSYALYPHMSVYQNMAFGLKLRKVKKEEIDKKVREAAKILDIEHLLDRKPKALSGGQRQRVALGRAIVRDPQVFLMDEPLSNLDAKLRGQMRAEITKLVKRLETTCIYVTHDQTEAMTMGDRIVVMYDGIIQQAASPEELYNEPTNLFVAGFIGSPTMNFINGTLSEVNGSVRFRAENLDVEVPGGKATLLRNKGYIGKDVIMGVRPEDIHEEPVFLEASPNTIFTSMVDVTENLGHEMLLYLSGLGANTVIARVDGRSTTREGSKPKLAIDMNKIHIFDKESELNVLLG
- the lgt gene encoding prolipoprotein diacylglyceryl transferase, which gives rise to MFYSLAIDPIVFSIGSLPVHWYGLILGLGALAGLYLCILEGKRYGISQEFFMDMLLLGVPSAIIAARIYFVAFKWEDYKDNLWDVFKVWNGGIAIYGALIGAVICGVIYFRYKGYSAWRLIDICAPGLLAGQMIGRWGNFVNQEAYGGVVEESFLRDKLHLPDFIVNQMYIGDAFRHPAFLYESLWSLLGIVLLFVLRRQKFVRAGEIFMSYLIWYSIGRFFIEALRTDSLAFNGSSGAASFINALWSPMKWLGFEQGYLDPAYGNIRVSQLLSLLIIVAAIALIIIRRVSVRPLPYYSDPIVSTKAAAADAVVPESAAGTAEKAPRPEQPLPEPKEDKETKE